In Fodinibius saliphilus, a genomic segment contains:
- a CDS encoding 2'-deoxycytidine 5'-triphosphate deaminase, protein MSSDIKKVHLRTKGILPVQKLRLLADAGIISHAEGYPLQDDQFQPNSIDLRLGEKAIRVRSSFLPEDESVDQKLDKLRQYDFSITEGAILEPNCVYIIPLLEELHLPSHISPQKTLFNGTSDGVDYQIVSGEHLSAKANPKSTTGRLDVFTRVITDYSHRFEEIQSGYKGRLYLEVVPKSFPIKVQTGHRLNQLRIRHGYTVLSDQDILRTHSSDPMLFTEGGEPVPVDDLKVNSGLFLSVNLHGEEGQIVGYKAKKHRDYIDLDNINYYDVPEFWEPIYSQHDDHLILEPEAFYIFASKERCRIPEYLAAEMIAYDTGSGELRTHYAGFFDSGFGGRVEDKGARAVLEVRSHDVPFLIEDGQTFCSMKFEPNTEVPKFVYGDDIKSNYQGQELRLGKHFKQS, encoded by the coding sequence ATGAGCAGTGATATCAAAAAGGTACATCTTCGAACGAAAGGAATATTACCGGTACAAAAGCTACGTTTGTTGGCAGATGCCGGGATCATATCACATGCTGAGGGCTATCCGTTGCAGGATGATCAGTTTCAACCTAATTCTATCGATTTGCGGCTGGGAGAGAAAGCGATACGCGTTAGAAGTAGTTTTCTACCTGAGGATGAGTCGGTAGATCAAAAGCTTGATAAGCTTCGTCAGTACGATTTTTCTATTACTGAAGGGGCAATACTGGAGCCCAACTGTGTGTATATTATTCCGCTACTTGAAGAGTTACATTTACCGTCTCATATTTCACCACAGAAAACATTGTTTAACGGTACAAGTGATGGTGTTGATTACCAGATTGTATCCGGCGAACACCTGTCTGCTAAAGCTAATCCAAAGAGTACTACCGGTCGGTTAGATGTATTTACCCGCGTTATTACCGACTATTCTCACCGGTTTGAAGAGATCCAATCGGGATATAAAGGCCGGTTATACCTAGAGGTAGTACCCAAGTCTTTTCCTATTAAAGTACAAACCGGGCATCGTCTTAACCAATTGCGAATTCGCCATGGATATACTGTTCTTTCTGATCAGGATATCCTTCGCACACACAGCTCCGACCCCATGTTATTTACCGAAGGTGGAGAGCCCGTTCCGGTGGATGATTTAAAAGTTAATAGCGGACTTTTTTTGAGTGTTAACTTACATGGGGAAGAAGGGCAAATTGTGGGTTACAAAGCCAAAAAGCATCGTGATTATATCGATCTCGACAATATCAACTACTATGATGTGCCGGAATTTTGGGAGCCTATTTATTCGCAGCATGATGATCACTTGATTTTAGAGCCTGAAGCATTCTATATTTTCGCTTCGAAAGAACGCTGTCGAATTCCCGAGTATTTGGCTGCAGAAATGATTGCTTATGATACCGGTTCTGGAGAACTTCGTACCCATTATGCTGGTTTCTTTGACAGTGGTTTCGGGGGGCGAGTAGAAGATAAAGGAGCTCGGGCCGTACTTGAAGTTCGTTCTCATGATGTACCTTTTTTGATTGAAGATGGGCAAACTTTTTGTAGTATGAAGTTTGAACCCAATACTGAGGTGCCAAAGTTCGTATATGGGGATGACATTAAAAGTAATTATCAAGGCCAGGAACTTCGATTAGGTAAACATTTTAAACAGAGCTAA
- a CDS encoding RsmE family RNA methyltransferase produces the protein MNIYYASPSQINNGFVELLDQEAKHVSKVMRAREGDPLTIVDGQGGRFQGRIRVITNDSVQVKIDKAEEVPRPRPQLVLGMGIIKKRDRLEFAVEKAIELGASEVCLFRSERTIKKNVRIDRLESIAVSAMKQSLQAWLPVIRMCNSLDECLTSYKDAECLVAHEKVEKQDRSFTDTNSDKLLLMVGPEGGFSQSEIDKMVKQGATTVSLGENRLRTETAVTVFLSQFLI, from the coding sequence ATGAATATATATTATGCCTCGCCATCTCAAATCAATAATGGTTTTGTCGAACTTTTAGATCAAGAGGCTAAACATGTATCAAAAGTGATGCGTGCACGTGAAGGTGATCCCCTTACCATTGTGGATGGGCAGGGAGGTCGTTTTCAGGGGCGTATTCGTGTGATAACGAATGACTCTGTACAGGTAAAAATTGATAAGGCTGAAGAAGTGCCTCGGCCTCGGCCTCAACTGGTCTTGGGGATGGGAATTATTAAAAAACGTGATCGCCTGGAGTTTGCTGTTGAAAAGGCAATTGAGCTGGGAGCAAGTGAAGTCTGCTTGTTTCGTAGCGAGCGAACAATCAAAAAAAATGTGCGCATTGATCGCTTGGAATCTATTGCTGTTTCTGCTATGAAACAAAGTCTGCAGGCCTGGCTTCCAGTAATACGTATGTGTAACTCTCTTGATGAATGTTTAACGTCTTATAAAGATGCTGAATGCCTGGTAGCTCATGAAAAGGTTGAGAAACAAGACCGAAGCTTTACCGATACTAATAGTGATAAGTTATTACTTATGGTGGGACCGGAAGGGGGATTTTCGCAATCAGAGATTGATAAGATGGTCAAGCAGGGGGCAACTACCGTATCATTAGGAGAAAATCGGTTGCGAACAGAAACAGCTGTAACTGTTTTTCTAAGCCAATTTCTTATTTAA
- a CDS encoding S41 family peptidase, whose amino-acid sequence MSLKKFLAPNLAILIVLSFFWLAGVENVVKGDDDHQKNLKKYIQTQRRILDNYVDEVKVSKLYINSIQGLVSNLSDSAATIKNTPIDTTFEGTPVNDFGESVKKFEEAYLYMSSTFPEEDMDERTEDALEGMFSGLDPHSIYIPPKIGKYQDEEFAGKFQGVGIQFQVIQDTITVITAISGGPSDQLGIRSGDRIIAISDSSAIGFSNDDVRNALRGPKGSEVDVTIKRPNESEPLDFTITRDDIPLYSLGASYMLDKKTGYIKLDKFVQTTHEEFMSAMEKLKNKGMERIVLDLRGNPGGYLHQAIAISEEFFPRGTQIVSTKSRHTRFTSSYHSRRNGEFKDTPVIVLVNEGSASASEIVSGAIQDHDRGWVVGQRTFGKGLVQQQYELVDSSKIRVTISKYYTPSGRLIQKPYSKSGSEGYAYEIYQREQDAKSDAVDFISHVPDSLKYKTDAGRTVYGGGGIVPDKIVQEDTSQSPAVLNYMRRKRIGFEFVRSYLDENGKEFRSQWSDNYQKFRNEFEWQPEHVEKIFSMLKDNNMVVSQSDTLSEPDYKSNTLYIPKGHFEKVEWMVRGATKAELGRQEWGMKKYYPIINDVFDNTIEQAMTMWDEVAKLKDYAATHTKATDGK is encoded by the coding sequence ATGAGCCTAAAAAAATTTCTAGCTCCAAACTTGGCAATTTTAATTGTCTTGTCTTTCTTTTGGTTGGCAGGAGTCGAAAATGTTGTTAAAGGCGACGATGACCACCAGAAAAACCTAAAGAAATACATCCAGACACAACGTCGTATTCTCGACAATTATGTAGACGAAGTTAAGGTCTCAAAACTTTACATAAATAGTATTCAGGGCTTGGTTTCCAACCTTTCCGATTCTGCTGCAACGATTAAAAACACACCCATCGATACTACTTTTGAAGGGACTCCTGTTAATGATTTTGGAGAATCGGTAAAAAAGTTTGAAGAAGCCTACCTATATATGTCCAGTACTTTCCCGGAAGAAGATATGGACGAAAGAACCGAAGATGCCCTCGAAGGTATGTTCAGTGGGCTAGATCCTCATTCGATCTATATTCCACCCAAGATCGGGAAATACCAAGACGAAGAGTTTGCAGGCAAATTTCAAGGAGTGGGTATTCAGTTTCAAGTTATTCAAGATACGATTACAGTCATTACGGCTATTTCTGGTGGGCCAAGTGACCAGCTGGGTATCCGATCCGGTGACCGTATTATAGCAATCAGTGACAGCAGTGCAATCGGCTTTAGCAATGATGACGTTCGCAATGCACTGCGTGGGCCTAAAGGTTCCGAGGTAGATGTTACAATAAAGCGACCCAACGAAAGCGAACCACTGGATTTTACGATCACTCGTGACGATATCCCCCTATACTCTCTTGGGGCTTCCTATATGTTGGACAAAAAAACCGGCTATATTAAGCTTGATAAGTTTGTACAGACAACCCATGAAGAGTTCATGTCTGCGATGGAGAAATTAAAAAATAAGGGAATGGAGCGTATTGTTCTTGACCTAAGAGGAAATCCAGGTGGATACTTGCACCAAGCGATAGCAATTTCAGAAGAATTTTTCCCACGGGGTACCCAAATTGTATCTACTAAAAGTAGACATACTCGTTTTACAAGTTCTTATCATTCCCGGCGCAATGGCGAATTCAAAGATACACCAGTTATAGTATTGGTCAATGAAGGATCAGCATCAGCAAGTGAAATTGTCAGTGGTGCTATTCAAGACCATGACCGAGGATGGGTTGTGGGACAACGCACCTTTGGTAAAGGACTGGTACAACAGCAGTACGAGCTTGTTGATAGTAGCAAGATTCGCGTAACCATATCAAAATATTATACTCCCTCTGGTCGGTTGATTCAAAAACCTTATTCTAAATCTGGAAGTGAAGGGTATGCCTATGAAATTTATCAACGCGAGCAAGATGCTAAAAGTGATGCTGTAGATTTTATTTCTCATGTACCCGATTCGTTGAAATATAAAACTGATGCCGGGCGTACCGTATATGGCGGAGGTGGCATTGTTCCCGATAAAATTGTTCAAGAAGATACCTCGCAGTCTCCTGCTGTATTAAATTATATGCGTCGTAAAAGAATCGGTTTTGAATTTGTACGTAGCTATCTGGATGAAAATGGAAAAGAATTCAGAAGTCAATGGAGCGATAACTATCAAAAGTTTCGTAATGAATTTGAATGGCAACCAGAGCATGTAGAAAAAATATTCTCTATGCTTAAAGACAATAACATGGTCGTTAGCCAAAGTGATACCCTCTCGGAACCCGACTATAAATCTAATACATTATATATCCCAAAAGGTCACTTCGAAAAAGTAGAATGGATGGTTCGTGGTGCTACAAAAGCAGAACTCGGGCGCCAAGAATGGGGGATGAAAAAGTACTATCCCATTATTAATGACGTTTTTGATAACACTATTGAACAGGCCATGACGATGTGGGATGAAGTAGCAAAACTCAAAGATTACGCTGCAACCCACACAAAAGCCACTGATGGTAAATAA
- the hslU gene encoding ATP-dependent protease ATPase subunit HslU, with protein MSTLQKTVTQKNLTPRQVVAELNKYIVGQDEAKRSVAIALRNRWRRMNADKEIRDEILPNNILLIGPTGVGKTEIARRLAKLADAPFIKVEASKFTEVGYVGRDVESMIRDLTDIAINMVKTEMQERVEEEAKKIVEDRILDILIPPVKKGEDNATGFHSDDDSFSPDNASDQELNERTREKFREKLQNGELDDREIEVEVQKSSKSPMMQVFGPQGGMEEMGINLQDMLGQMGGKQKTKRKVTIEEARELLLEEESEKLIDHESAVQEAMERVQKQGIVFIDEIDKVAESSGDGNKGGGGPDVSRQGVQRDMLPIVEGSNISTKHGMVKTDHILFIGSGAFHVSKPSDLIPELQGRFPIRVELNSLTEEDFFDILTQPKNALTKQYQAMLKSENVDVEFTEGALKEVAAIAAQVNERVENIGARRLHTILSSLLDELLFAIPDDISSGDITIDKEYVNKQLDDLVKDKDLSHYIL; from the coding sequence ATGAGCACGTTACAAAAAACTGTTACACAAAAGAATTTAACTCCGCGACAAGTTGTTGCGGAACTGAATAAGTACATCGTTGGACAAGATGAAGCTAAGCGTTCTGTTGCAATTGCACTAAGAAACCGCTGGCGAAGAATGAACGCGGATAAAGAAATTCGTGATGAAATTTTACCAAACAATATCTTACTTATCGGTCCTACCGGTGTAGGTAAAACTGAAATAGCTCGACGTTTAGCTAAGCTTGCAGATGCCCCCTTCATTAAAGTGGAAGCCAGTAAGTTTACTGAGGTAGGTTATGTAGGGCGTGATGTAGAATCGATGATACGCGACTTAACTGATATCGCCATCAATATGGTGAAGACAGAAATGCAGGAACGAGTTGAAGAAGAAGCTAAAAAAATTGTCGAAGATCGTATCCTTGATATCCTGATCCCTCCTGTTAAAAAAGGGGAAGACAATGCTACCGGTTTCCATTCCGATGATGACAGTTTTAGTCCTGATAACGCTTCTGACCAAGAACTTAATGAACGAACTCGCGAAAAGTTCAGAGAAAAGCTTCAAAACGGAGAACTGGACGACCGTGAAATAGAAGTGGAAGTTCAAAAGTCCAGTAAATCACCGATGATGCAGGTCTTTGGTCCCCAAGGCGGTATGGAAGAAATGGGAATTAACCTGCAGGATATGCTCGGACAGATGGGCGGGAAACAGAAAACCAAACGAAAGGTTACTATTGAAGAAGCCCGAGAACTTTTATTAGAGGAAGAGTCTGAAAAACTTATTGATCATGAATCTGCCGTACAAGAAGCCATGGAACGCGTGCAGAAACAAGGCATTGTCTTTATTGATGAGATTGACAAAGTAGCCGAATCTTCCGGAGACGGTAATAAAGGAGGAGGCGGACCTGATGTGAGTCGTCAGGGTGTACAACGAGACATGCTGCCTATTGTTGAGGGAAGTAATATCTCAACCAAACATGGTATGGTGAAAACAGATCACATCCTCTTTATCGGTTCGGGGGCATTCCATGTTTCCAAGCCTTCTGACCTTATTCCTGAGCTCCAGGGACGGTTCCCTATTCGCGTAGAACTTAATTCACTTACTGAAGAAGATTTCTTTGACATCTTAACACAACCTAAAAATGCATTAACCAAGCAATACCAGGCGATGCTGAAATCTGAAAATGTTGATGTTGAATTTACCGAAGGGGCTCTTAAAGAAGTCGCTGCTATTGCCGCACAAGTAAATGAACGGGTAGAAAATATTGGTGCACGACGGCTGCATACCATCTTGTCCTCATTGCTTGATGAACTACTGTTTGCAATACCAGATGACATTAGCTCCGGTGATATTACCATCGATAAAGAATATGTGAACAAACAACTCGACGACCTTGTTAAAGATAAAGACTTAAGCCATTATATATTGTAA
- the hslV gene encoding ATP-dependent protease subunit HslV — protein sequence MSLPDLKATTVLGIIHNGEAALGGDGQATMENTVMKATVNKVRRLYEGKIAAGFAGSTADAFTLFEKYEEKLKQYNGNLKRAAVEMAKEWRSDKFLRKLEALLVVMSKDQALLISGQGDVIEPDDQILAIGSGGSFALAAARALKESAPDLSAREIVQQSLDIAADICIYTNHNLSILELED from the coding sequence ATGAGTTTACCTGATTTAAAAGCAACAACAGTACTTGGTATTATCCACAATGGCGAAGCTGCTCTTGGCGGCGATGGTCAGGCCACAATGGAAAATACCGTTATGAAAGCAACAGTAAATAAGGTTCGAAGACTTTATGAAGGTAAAATTGCGGCTGGTTTTGCCGGTTCTACCGCCGATGCCTTTACTCTTTTTGAAAAGTATGAAGAAAAACTGAAGCAGTATAACGGCAACCTAAAACGAGCAGCTGTAGAAATGGCTAAAGAATGGCGAAGTGATAAGTTTCTTCGCAAGCTCGAAGCACTGCTGGTTGTAATGAGCAAAGATCAAGCACTGTTAATCTCCGGTCAGGGTGATGTTATAGAGCCCGATGATCAAATTTTAGCTATCGGAAGTGGCGGATCTTTTGCCCTTGCAGCAGCTCGGGCATTAAAAGAAAGTGCCCCGGATCTATCAGCACGAGAAATTGTACAACAATCACTCGATATTGCTGCTGATATCTGTATCTATACGAATCATAATTTAAGTATTTTAGAACTCGAAGATTGA
- a CDS encoding Rne/Rng family ribonuclease, which translates to MKNQIIIHASGKQTRIALLENGELAQLFIESDENQRTVGNIYVARVHKVMSGIRAAFIDMGTPKDAFLHFSDAGDHLKDYVQMLNGRDAIRPKVRKKLKKTNFDQISNYEKQNWAGKILQPGQKLMVQIVKEPIGSKGPRISTDITVAGRFLVLIPMGEYIAVSRKINNYKERRRLKNIVGSMVPDGFGVIIRTVAKGKGEEAIEDDMRDVLKKWERILERLETADPPALLYKDLDMTESLVRDLFAKQYDRVLVDDPEMHDKIKSYVSQVAPQMIPNVELYKGREHIFDFMKVAKDVDSIFSPRVRMPSGGYLIFEQTEAMYVVDVNSGPYAAKEKQEDNSLKTNLEAAREVAKQLRLRDIGGIIVVDFIDLRKSKNRKKIYDELKKEFKKDPAKTNVIGMSDFGLVQITRQRIRPSVVNSVSKVCPTCGGSGNVVTKNTVIADLDAWLSKFRTTTDYRAVDIYINPYLKAYLEKGFLSIRRKWMWRYWLKITFVGDETVSLNEYKATIAGSDIDITDVVMQEKDVESLIESESKDEVSEDDLDIYEKDERPKRGSDKRKPRPSRSKDGSKSKYYK; encoded by the coding sequence ATGAAAAACCAAATTATAATTCACGCTTCGGGCAAGCAGACACGAATAGCGTTGCTAGAGAATGGCGAACTTGCCCAGCTTTTTATAGAATCTGATGAAAACCAACGTACTGTAGGCAATATATATGTAGCACGAGTTCACAAGGTAATGAGCGGTATCCGGGCAGCCTTTATTGATATGGGCACTCCCAAAGATGCTTTTTTGCACTTTTCTGATGCAGGTGACCACCTGAAAGATTATGTTCAAATGCTCAATGGACGTGATGCTATCCGCCCTAAAGTGCGCAAGAAGCTTAAGAAGACGAATTTCGACCAAATATCGAATTACGAAAAGCAAAATTGGGCGGGCAAAATATTACAACCCGGCCAAAAGTTAATGGTCCAAATTGTCAAAGAACCGATCGGTTCTAAAGGTCCGCGTATATCTACGGATATCACCGTGGCGGGACGTTTTCTCGTTCTTATTCCTATGGGCGAATATATCGCTGTATCCCGTAAAATAAATAACTATAAGGAGCGTCGACGCCTCAAGAATATTGTGGGGTCAATGGTTCCCGATGGCTTTGGCGTTATCATACGAACTGTTGCCAAAGGTAAAGGCGAAGAAGCTATCGAAGATGATATGCGCGATGTTCTCAAAAAGTGGGAGCGCATTCTTGAACGTCTTGAAACAGCGGATCCCCCTGCCCTGCTCTATAAAGACCTGGACATGACCGAGAGTCTTGTTCGTGACCTGTTTGCCAAACAATATGATCGCGTACTGGTTGATGATCCTGAGATGCATGACAAAATCAAATCGTATGTCAGCCAGGTAGCCCCCCAGATGATTCCTAATGTCGAACTCTACAAAGGGCGCGAACATATTTTTGACTTCATGAAGGTAGCCAAAGATGTAGATTCTATCTTTAGCCCTCGGGTACGCATGCCTTCCGGTGGTTACTTGATATTTGAACAAACCGAAGCCATGTATGTGGTGGATGTCAACTCCGGGCCCTATGCAGCTAAGGAGAAACAGGAAGACAACTCCCTGAAGACAAACCTTGAAGCTGCTCGTGAAGTAGCTAAACAGCTTCGCCTCCGTGATATAGGTGGTATCATTGTCGTTGATTTCATAGATCTGCGTAAGAGTAAAAATCGAAAGAAAATATACGACGAACTTAAAAAAGAATTCAAAAAGGACCCTGCCAAAACAAATGTGATTGGTATGAGTGACTTCGGGCTGGTTCAAATTACGCGCCAGCGTATCCGGCCAAGTGTTGTTAACTCTGTTTCCAAAGTATGCCCTACTTGTGGTGGATCAGGCAATGTTGTTACGAAAAATACAGTTATTGCCGACCTCGACGCATGGCTAAGTAAATTTCGTACTACTACCGACTATCGGGCAGTAGATATTTATATTAACCCGTATCTAAAGGCATACCTTGAAAAGGGCTTCTTAAGTATCCGACGGAAATGGATGTGGCGATATTGGTTAAAAATCACTTTTGTAGGTGATGAAACTGTTTCGCTTAATGAATACAAAGCGACTATTGCAGGCTCAGATATCGATATTACAGATGTGGTAATGCAAGAAAAAGATGTTGAAAGCCTGATCGAAAGTGAAAGCAAAGATGAGGTTTCAGAAGACGATCTCGATATATATGAAAAAGATGAACGCCCCAAGCGTGGTAGTGACAAGCGAAAGCCTCGCCCATCTCGTTCTAAAGATGGATCAAAGTCAAAATATTACAAATAA
- the murA gene encoding UDP-N-acetylglucosamine 1-carboxyvinyltransferase, with amino-acid sequence MDKFVIEGPTPLQGTIPISGSKNAALPLMAAAILGDSPTTITNIPKLRDIYTFNNVIRVTGCKVDFDEQAGTLVIDPKHLSHLEAPYELVRKMRASFYMLGALLGKFGKAKVSLPGGCAWGPRPVDLHLDGMREMGADITLDQGYVIAEAPEQLEGGTFTLEPSSVGATVNLVLASVLRAKKFTIKNAAREPDVVLLCKKLTEMGANIEGIGTKTLTIRGVDALEGISIRNASDRIETGTFMIAAAMHPQSDITLTNVDVDDLGNFPETFAKTGADMSINENTIHIKAPETITPVSAETEVYPGFPTDLQAQWSTMMTQADGTSSVTDTIYYDRFSYVPEVVRLGGEMDVKENTVHIEGKSPLKGASVMSTDLRASVSLVLAAMVAEGETDVLRIYHLDRGYEDLEEKLTNVGANIERVAQNQ; translated from the coding sequence GTGGATAAATTTGTTATTGAAGGACCTACCCCTCTCCAGGGAACTATCCCAATCAGCGGATCTAAAAATGCAGCCCTGCCCTTAATGGCGGCAGCAATTCTTGGCGACTCTCCTACTACTATTACTAACATTCCTAAACTTCGCGACATCTATACATTTAATAATGTCATACGAGTTACAGGGTGCAAAGTAGATTTCGATGAGCAGGCCGGCACATTGGTGATCGATCCCAAGCACCTCTCTCACTTGGAAGCCCCCTATGAGCTCGTACGTAAAATGCGGGCCTCCTTTTATATGTTAGGAGCCCTGCTCGGAAAGTTTGGCAAAGCCAAAGTCTCACTACCCGGCGGTTGCGCCTGGGGCCCGCGTCCCGTTGACCTTCACCTGGACGGCATGCGTGAAATGGGCGCTGATATTACACTTGACCAAGGATATGTTATTGCTGAAGCTCCTGAACAGTTGGAGGGCGGCACCTTTACATTAGAACCCAGTAGTGTGGGGGCTACGGTTAACTTGGTACTGGCTTCAGTATTACGTGCCAAGAAATTTACAATCAAGAATGCAGCTCGTGAACCGGATGTGGTTCTGCTTTGTAAGAAACTAACAGAAATGGGTGCTAATATTGAAGGGATAGGTACTAAAACCCTTACTATTCGTGGGGTCGACGCCCTCGAAGGAATCTCTATTCGCAATGCATCCGACCGAATTGAAACAGGCACCTTTATGATCGCTGCGGCCATGCATCCCCAATCAGATATCACCCTTACCAATGTTGATGTCGACGATTTAGGTAATTTTCCTGAGACATTTGCCAAAACGGGAGCGGATATGTCCATTAATGAGAACACCATTCACATTAAAGCTCCGGAAACTATTACCCCTGTTTCGGCAGAAACAGAAGTATACCCAGGTTTTCCTACTGACCTGCAAGCCCAGTGGTCTACTATGATGACTCAAGCGGATGGAACCTCCTCAGTTACCGATACTATTTATTATGATCGTTTTAGTTATGTACCAGAAGTTGTACGCCTTGGCGGTGAAATGGATGTAAAAGAAAATACCGTACATATCGAGGGCAAATCACCACTCAAGGGAGCATCAGTAATGAGTACCGACCTGCGGGCTAGCGTAAGCTTGGTTTTGGCCGCTATGGTGGCCGAAGGCGAAACGGATGTTCTGCGTATATATCACCTTGACCGAGGGTATGAAGATCTGGAAGAAAAGCTCACAAATGTTGGAGCGAATATTGAACGTGTTGCACAAAATCAATAA
- a CDS encoding acetyl-CoA carboxylase biotin carboxyl carrier protein subunit has translation MKFEAIIDDQTRELELLEESGEVAFEDEIRSYNFSQQENGRYLLRMGTKLYQIDNVEYDKHTVSFTLNGNWHTVDVRNEQDLLLDRLGFKRAGEIGEGELNAPMPGKILEVLVNEGDEVELGSPVAILEAMKMENELKAPIDGVISSIAVAKGDSLEKDALILEIEASG, from the coding sequence ATGAAGTTTGAAGCCATCATTGACGACCAAACAAGGGAACTGGAATTGCTGGAAGAGTCCGGTGAAGTGGCATTTGAAGATGAAATACGCTCTTACAACTTTTCTCAACAAGAAAACGGGCGATACCTTTTACGAATGGGAACAAAACTTTATCAAATTGATAATGTCGAGTACGATAAACACACCGTTTCTTTTACCCTAAATGGCAACTGGCACACTGTGGATGTTCGCAATGAACAAGACCTTCTACTAGATCGGCTTGGCTTTAAAAGGGCCGGTGAAATTGGAGAAGGTGAACTCAATGCCCCTATGCCAGGCAAAATTCTTGAAGTACTGGTTAACGAAGGCGATGAAGTAGAACTAGGCTCACCCGTTGCTATTCTTGAGGCTATGAAAATGGAAAACGAACTCAAAGCTCCTATTGACGGCGTAATATCATCTATTGCTGTTGCTAAAGGAGACTCTCTAGAAAAAGACGCTTTAATCTTAGAAATAGAAGCAAGTGGATAA
- a CDS encoding DUF3108 domain-containing protein, whose translation MSPKRYITIGLLLFVFGLAVTAHAQDSLMSFEHADDPPKMSELLEWKEVFTYEVRYSFFKLGEVQTTIVTDTTYNGKKVWWLRTIITSNPGIPFVGKEENHYNTFMVETDSLPYTQLYWRDNVDEEQFRAEQYLYDYNEEKVYFSKDGEPVDTLALSEPSSSGQLIFYYSRLLAGTNRSYRLPVYLKGEKGYINGVNSTEIEMREYKAFDKAVKTYYSQGDADIDGPFGFTGKYEAWYIADKLRVPAEARAKVWLGNVKVKLIDYKKERRDS comes from the coding sequence ATGTCTCCTAAGAGATATATAACAATTGGACTGTTACTTTTCGTATTTGGACTGGCTGTGACAGCGCATGCTCAAGATTCACTAATGAGTTTTGAGCATGCAGATGATCCTCCCAAAATGAGTGAATTGCTTGAGTGGAAAGAAGTATTTACATATGAAGTTCGTTACAGTTTTTTCAAACTGGGAGAAGTACAAACGACGATTGTAACAGATACTACATATAATGGGAAAAAAGTGTGGTGGTTACGAACTATTATTACATCAAATCCTGGTATTCCTTTCGTCGGCAAAGAGGAAAACCACTACAATACATTTATGGTAGAGACCGATAGTTTGCCATATACACAGCTGTATTGGCGCGACAATGTAGATGAGGAGCAATTTAGAGCTGAACAATATCTATATGATTATAATGAAGAAAAGGTTTATTTCTCAAAAGATGGAGAACCAGTTGATACGTTGGCTTTGAGCGAACCCTCCAGTTCCGGACAGCTTATTTTTTATTACTCCAGGTTGTTAGCAGGTACCAACAGGAGTTACCGGTTACCGGTTTATTTGAAAGGTGAAAAAGGATATATCAACGGGGTGAACTCTACAGAAATTGAAATGCGGGAATACAAAGCGTTTGATAAAGCAGTAAAAACGTACTATAGCCAAGGGGATGCTGATATCGATGGCCCCTTTGGGTTTACCGGCAAATATGAAGCTTGGTATATTGCTGATAAACTTCGTGTACCTGCAGAAGCCCGGGCCAAGGTCTGGTTAGGCAATGTGAAAGTAAAGTTAATTGACTATAAAAAAGAACGAAGAGATTCATGA
- the dut gene encoding dUTP diphosphatase — MKIQFKKLAHAKDLPLPSYESASAAGMDIRAALEAPIVLAPGKRTLISTGLKMAIPQGYEAQIRPRSGLAYRNGITMLNTPGTIDADYRGEIKVLAVNLGEEPFEITHGDRVAQMIIAPVLQADIDEVEILADTDRGEGGFGSTGIK; from the coding sequence ATGAAAATTCAGTTTAAAAAACTAGCTCACGCTAAAGATTTACCTTTGCCATCTTACGAATCAGCGAGTGCGGCGGGGATGGATATCCGGGCTGCATTGGAAGCCCCTATCGTATTAGCACCGGGAAAGCGAACACTTATCTCTACCGGTTTGAAGATGGCAATACCCCAAGGGTATGAAGCTCAAATTCGCCCGCGCAGTGGTTTGGCCTACCGTAATGGAATAACTATGCTTAATACTCCGGGAACAATTGATGCCGATTATCGCGGTGAGATAAAAGTATTAGCTGTAAACCTTGGGGAAGAACCCTTTGAGATTACTCATGGCGATCGGGTAGCCCAAATGATTATTGCTCCTGTGTTGCAGGCAGATATTGATGAGGTGGAAATATTGGCTGATACTGATCGCGGGGAAGGCGGTTTTGGTAGTACTGGTATTAAGTAA